In the Harmonia axyridis chromosome 3, icHarAxyr1.1, whole genome shotgun sequence genome, one interval contains:
- the LOC123676870 gene encoding uncharacterized protein LOC123676870 isoform X1 translates to MESVSANPLICEVCQKEFTNVWNKKRHLLKIHNDESAKTNRKQHIMCSVCPGENREKFSCYNDLDKHLATSHDVNIKESMLSFQSNEEFKAWRGKENREVDYVCVRTLKTKNGETIVNYNCNRSDYRGYECVGQKRHMKSGGSIHIQGVCPSRMLVKTATNGIVTVTFVETHVGHNDELRTKRLTEYQQNLIVEKLTAGVSTERIIQDARIIRDDKLDRLNLITRGDLAYLMRKFNLDKRRDADDMVATALKVEEWNGRGENYAFLFKRIGECCPGLRDEDFALAYMNGVMEKKLRDFKRIICVDGTHGTNRNNWDLTIVLVKDEKNMGFPVAFLLSNRLDQTIQEHFFTALKSRLGESIQAEFFMSDDDTKYYNAWTKVMKTDKEPRRLLCTWHVIKNWNIQGRSKIKNLQIKQDMKKKMRAILKETDPSIFLQLKETYFKHLEEEGENDFLKYLQSFYFKNEERIKMWAHCHRINAGINTNMAIESLNKVLKYNKMRTQRNIRVEKLLDLLDELVEEKMWTKIINVERPNANNYQHKVTVESHKKAEKMEGKVKPQELGTFKVTSCSINDKFYIVSIKELCDDDCRAGYCHICKICIHRYECQCPENAVKQVLCKHIHAVSLFEARSDSVVDSSHSDDDNQLQVNEPSGTELRYQEDLNHFIQESRENNKSITSEERREFAIMEHTNFIRSLDDDTLYKFLAEISKLRTNMGLDGSEHVSKKRKMEKQSYFPNKK, encoded by the exons ATGGAGTCAGTTAG TGCGAATCCACTAATTTGCGAAGTATGTCAAAAGGAGTTTACCAATGTATGGAACAAAAAGAGGCACCTTCTTAAAATTCATAATGACGAATCGGCAAAAACGAATAGGAAGCAGCATATAATGTGTTCTGTTTGCCCAGGGGAAAACAGAGAGAAGTTTTCATGCTATAATGATTTGGACAAACATTTAGCAACGAGCCATGACGTAAATATTAAAGAAAGTATGTTAAGTTTTCAGAGCAATGAAGAGTTTAAAGCATGGCGAGGAAAGGAGAATAGAGAAGTTGATTATGTCTGTGTCAGGACTTTGAAAACTAAGAATGGGGAAACAATAGTAAACTACAACTGTAACCGAAGTGATTATAGAG GATACGAATGTGTAGGTCAGAAACGCCATATGAAGTCCGGAGGCAGTATTCACATTCAAGGAGTATGTCCTTCAAGAATGTTAGTTAAAACTGCAACAAATG GAATTGTCACAGTCACATTTGTGGAGACACATGTGGGTCATAATGATGAGCTAAGAACAAAACGACTCACTGAGTATCAACAAAACCTTATTGTTGAGAAGTTAACTGCCGGTGTATCAACTGAAAGAATTATTCAAGATGCTAGGATCATACGAGATGACAAATTAGATAGACTAAATCTAATAACGAGGGGAGATCTAGCATATTTAATGAGAAAATTTAACCTTGACAAAAGAAGGGATGCTGACGATATGGTAGCAACTGCCTTGAAAGTAGAAGAGTGGAATGGACGAGGAGAAAATTATGcgtttttattcaaaagaaTTG GTGAATGTTGTCCTGGATTGAGGGATGAAGATTTTGCTTTGGCCTACATGAACGGAGTTATGGAAAAAAAGTTGAGAGATTTTAAAAGAATCATTTGTGTCGACGGTACACATGGAACCAACAGGAATAACTGGGATCTAACAATTGTTTTagttaaagatgagaaaaacATGGGTTTTCCTGTTGCCTTTCTGCTCTCAAATAGATTGGACCAAACTATACAAGAGCATTTTTTTACTGCACTCAAATCAAGACTAGGTGAATCCATTCAAGCAGAGTTCTTTATGAGTGATGACGATACAAAATATTATAATGCATGGACCAAAGTGATGAAGACGGACAAAGAACCTAGAAGACTTCTTTGTACATGGCACGTTATTAAAAATTGGAATATTCAAGGGAGATCCAAAATCAAGAATTTACAAATCAAACAGgacatgaagaaaaaaatgagagCAATTCTAAAAGAAACAGATCCCTCAATATTTTTACAATTGAAAGAAACCTATTTCAAACATTTGGAGGAGGAAGGGGAAAATGATTTTCTCAAGTATCTGCAGAG CTTTTATTTCAAGAATGAAGAAAGAATAAAAATGTGGGCCCACTGTCATAGGATTAATGCAGGAATAAATACCAATATGGCTATCGAAAGCTTAAATAAAGtacttaaatataataaaatgagaACACAACGTAATATTAG GGTTGAGAAATTATTGGATCTATTAGATGAGCTGGTTGAAGAAAAGATGTGGACCAAAATAATAAATGTTGAGAGACCTAACGCTAATAATTATCAACACAAGGTAACTGTGGAATCACACAAAAAGGCAGAGAAAATGGAAGGTAAGGTAAAGCCACAAGAATTGGGAACATTCAAGGTAACATCTTGTTCAATCAAtgataaattttatattgtaagTATTAAAGAACTTTGTGATGATGATTGTAGAGCAGGATATTGCCATATATGTAAAATATGTATACATAGATACGAGTGTCAGTGTCCTGAAAATGCGGTGAAACAAGTACTATGTAAACATATACATGCTGTATCTTTGTTTGAGGCGAGAAGCGATTCTGTTGTAGATTCCTCACATTCAGATGATGACAATCAATTACAAGTGAACGAGCCTTCTGGAACCGAATTGCGATACCAGGAAGATCTAAATCACTTTATTCAGGAGAGCAGAGAAAATAATAAGTCCATTACTTCTGAAGAAAGACGAGAG TTTGCAATAATGGAACATACCAATTTTATCAGAAGTTTAGATGATGACACACTTTATAAATTCTTGGCAGAGATATCAAAACTTAGAACTAATATGGGACTAGATGGTAGTGAGCATGtttcaaaaaaaaggaaaatggaGAAACAATCCTATtttccaaacaaaaaataa
- the LOC123676870 gene encoding uncharacterized protein LOC123676870 isoform X2, with protein MESVSANPLICEVCQKEFTNVWNKKRHLLKIHNDESAKTNRKQHIMCSVCPGENREKFSCYNDLDKHLATSHDVNIKESMLSFQSNEEFKAWRGKENREVDYVCVRTLKTKNGETIVNYNCNRSDYRGYECVGQKRHMKSGGSIHIQGVCPSRMLVKTATNGIVTVTFVETHVGHNDELRTKRLTEYQQNLIVEKLTAGVSTERIIQDARIIRDDKLDRLNLITRGDLAYLMRKFNLDKRRDADDMVATALKVEEWNGRGENYAFLFKRIGECCPGLRDEDFALAYMNGVMEKKLRDFKRIICVDGTHGTNRNNWDLTIVLVKDEKNMGFPVAFLLSNRLDQTIQEHFFTALKSRLGESIQAEFFMSDDDTKYYNAWTKVMKTDKEPRRLLCTWHVIKNWNIQGRSKIKNLQIKQDMKKKMRAILKETDPSIFLQLKETYFKHLEEEGENDFLKYLQSFYFKNEERIKMWAHCHRINAGINTNMAIESLNKVLKYNKMRTQRNIRVEKLLDLLDELVEEKMWTKIINVERPNANNYQHKVTVESHKKAEKMEGKVKPQELGTFKVTSCSINDKFYIVSIKELCDDDCRAGYCHICKICIHRYECQCPENAVKQVLCKHIHAVSLFEARSDSVVDSSHSDDDNQLQVNEPSGTELRYQEDLNHFIQESRENNKSITSEERREGSVTAKKFVHNQLLKQPTLPVQ; from the exons ATGGAGTCAGTTAG TGCGAATCCACTAATTTGCGAAGTATGTCAAAAGGAGTTTACCAATGTATGGAACAAAAAGAGGCACCTTCTTAAAATTCATAATGACGAATCGGCAAAAACGAATAGGAAGCAGCATATAATGTGTTCTGTTTGCCCAGGGGAAAACAGAGAGAAGTTTTCATGCTATAATGATTTGGACAAACATTTAGCAACGAGCCATGACGTAAATATTAAAGAAAGTATGTTAAGTTTTCAGAGCAATGAAGAGTTTAAAGCATGGCGAGGAAAGGAGAATAGAGAAGTTGATTATGTCTGTGTCAGGACTTTGAAAACTAAGAATGGGGAAACAATAGTAAACTACAACTGTAACCGAAGTGATTATAGAG GATACGAATGTGTAGGTCAGAAACGCCATATGAAGTCCGGAGGCAGTATTCACATTCAAGGAGTATGTCCTTCAAGAATGTTAGTTAAAACTGCAACAAATG GAATTGTCACAGTCACATTTGTGGAGACACATGTGGGTCATAATGATGAGCTAAGAACAAAACGACTCACTGAGTATCAACAAAACCTTATTGTTGAGAAGTTAACTGCCGGTGTATCAACTGAAAGAATTATTCAAGATGCTAGGATCATACGAGATGACAAATTAGATAGACTAAATCTAATAACGAGGGGAGATCTAGCATATTTAATGAGAAAATTTAACCTTGACAAAAGAAGGGATGCTGACGATATGGTAGCAACTGCCTTGAAAGTAGAAGAGTGGAATGGACGAGGAGAAAATTATGcgtttttattcaaaagaaTTG GTGAATGTTGTCCTGGATTGAGGGATGAAGATTTTGCTTTGGCCTACATGAACGGAGTTATGGAAAAAAAGTTGAGAGATTTTAAAAGAATCATTTGTGTCGACGGTACACATGGAACCAACAGGAATAACTGGGATCTAACAATTGTTTTagttaaagatgagaaaaacATGGGTTTTCCTGTTGCCTTTCTGCTCTCAAATAGATTGGACCAAACTATACAAGAGCATTTTTTTACTGCACTCAAATCAAGACTAGGTGAATCCATTCAAGCAGAGTTCTTTATGAGTGATGACGATACAAAATATTATAATGCATGGACCAAAGTGATGAAGACGGACAAAGAACCTAGAAGACTTCTTTGTACATGGCACGTTATTAAAAATTGGAATATTCAAGGGAGATCCAAAATCAAGAATTTACAAATCAAACAGgacatgaagaaaaaaatgagagCAATTCTAAAAGAAACAGATCCCTCAATATTTTTACAATTGAAAGAAACCTATTTCAAACATTTGGAGGAGGAAGGGGAAAATGATTTTCTCAAGTATCTGCAGAG CTTTTATTTCAAGAATGAAGAAAGAATAAAAATGTGGGCCCACTGTCATAGGATTAATGCAGGAATAAATACCAATATGGCTATCGAAAGCTTAAATAAAGtacttaaatataataaaatgagaACACAACGTAATATTAG GGTTGAGAAATTATTGGATCTATTAGATGAGCTGGTTGAAGAAAAGATGTGGACCAAAATAATAAATGTTGAGAGACCTAACGCTAATAATTATCAACACAAGGTAACTGTGGAATCACACAAAAAGGCAGAGAAAATGGAAGGTAAGGTAAAGCCACAAGAATTGGGAACATTCAAGGTAACATCTTGTTCAATCAAtgataaattttatattgtaagTATTAAAGAACTTTGTGATGATGATTGTAGAGCAGGATATTGCCATATATGTAAAATATGTATACATAGATACGAGTGTCAGTGTCCTGAAAATGCGGTGAAACAAGTACTATGTAAACATATACATGCTGTATCTTTGTTTGAGGCGAGAAGCGATTCTGTTGTAGATTCCTCACATTCAGATGATGACAATCAATTACAAGTGAACGAGCCTTCTGGAACCGAATTGCGATACCAGGAAGATCTAAATCACTTTATTCAGGAGAGCAGAGAAAATAATAAGTCCATTACTTCTGAAGAAAGACGAGAG GGTTCCGTAACTGCTAAAAAGTTTGTGCATAATCAATTACTGAAACAACCAACATTACCAGTCCAGTAG
- the LOC123676872 gene encoding uncharacterized protein LOC123676872 isoform X3: MNAWRVVHFLKEDTVEAVPVSWLRGSNQCHWPPFNRLKLKTAINKCMPPSSNWDVHETRVIGEIYGDLSVARMKALEAESTSDLNSDSDLLGLGHRKIRMNKKYQDSESSEQDKEDSLSPEASKIMMPTLKRREEKTSVAPSDDDLGFESYVGSDNAGEASKIVMSTLKRRDKESAVYPYSDDDLGIESNVPGFDNAGNPLRIVPGNPDRNEAECTATEIEGSYYNRQYYLKDEQFKRQVLRNLSILNFKLDQLADDIGRLALKENTVTTNLPPSVFSKFNFPLATEEELHNFESHLADREKYQQVQLELSRIGGGTTKIMVRRLMEKLISSQLGVEYSWIGFKKKKNFSVLLISKVLIDAVLAVHKNSNAAEVEASAKQWLVKCKERCTKEK, translated from the exons ATGAATGCTTGGAGAGTGGTCCATTTTCTAAAGGAGGATACAGTAGAAGCGGTACCAGTCTCCTGGTTGAGAGGCTCCAACCAATGTCACTGGCCTCCCTTCAATAGGCTGAAGCTCAAGACAGCGATCAATAAATGTATGCCACCTTCTTCAAACTGGGACGTACATGAAACACGAGTAATTGGGGAAATATATG GAGATTTATCTGTTGCCCGAATGAAGGCTCTAGAAGCGGAGAGTACCTCTGATTTGAATTCTGATTCTGATCTATTAGGGTTGGGACATAGAAAAatcagaatgaataaaaaatatcaggatTCTGAATCATCAGAACAAGACAAAGAGGATAGTCTATCACCAGAAGCATCTAAAATTATGATGCCTACCCTCaaaagaagagaggaaaaaacatctg TGGCCCCTTCAGATGATGATTTAGGATTTGAGTCATACGTAGGCTCTGATAATGCAGGTGAAGCATCTAAAATTGTGATGTCTACCCTTAAAAGAAGGGATAAAGAAAGCGCTG TGTACCCTTATTCAGATGATGATTTAGGGATTGAGTCAAACGTCCCAGGATTTGATAATGcag GAAATCCACTTAGAATTGTCCCAGGAAATCCAGACAGAAATGAGGCAGAATGTACAGCAACAGAGATCGAAGGGAGCTACTACAATAGACAGTATTACTTGAAAG ATGAGCAGTTTAAGCGGCAAGTACTGCGAAATCTgtccattttaaattttaaactgGATCAGTTGGCTGATGATATAGGTAGATTAGCGCTTAAAGAAAATACTGTAACAACAAACCTTCCTCCAtcagtattttcaaaattcaattttccattAGCAACTGAGGAAGAACTGCACAATTTTGAGAGTCACTTGGCAGACAGAGAGAAGTACCAGCAAGTG CAATTGGAATTATCAAGAATTGGTGGTGGTACCACCAAAATTATGGTACGACGTTTAATGGAGAAGCTTATAAGCAGTCAACTTGGTGTTGAGTACAGTTGGATaggatttaagaaaaaaaagaacttcTCAGTTTTACTCATATCCAAAGTACTCATAG ATGCTGTATTGGCTGtgcataaaaattcaaatgcaGCGGAAGTGGAAGCATCAGCCAAACAATGGCTGGTTAAGTGTAAGGAGCGATGCaccaaagaaaaataa
- the LOC123676872 gene encoding uncharacterized protein LOC123676872 isoform X2, with product MNAWRVVHFLKEDTVEAVPVSWLRGSNQCHWPPFNRLKLKTAINKCMPPSSNWDVHETRVIGEIYGDLSVARMKALEAESTSDLNSDSDLLGLGHRKIRMNKKYQDSESSEQDKEDSLSPEASKIMMPTLKRREEKTSVSISDFGISSVAPSDDDLGFESYVGSDNAGEASKIVMSTLKRRDKESAVYPYSDDDLGIESNVPGFDNAGNPLRIVPGNPDRNEAECTATEIEGSYYNRQYYLKDEQFKRQVLRNLSILNFKLDQLADDIGRLALKENTVTTNLPPSVFSKFNFPLATEEELHNFESHLADREKYQQVQLELSRIGGGTTKIMVRRLMEKLISSQLGVEYSWIGFKKKKNFSVLLISKVLIDAVLAVHKNSNAAEVEASAKQWLVKCKERCTKEK from the exons ATGAATGCTTGGAGAGTGGTCCATTTTCTAAAGGAGGATACAGTAGAAGCGGTACCAGTCTCCTGGTTGAGAGGCTCCAACCAATGTCACTGGCCTCCCTTCAATAGGCTGAAGCTCAAGACAGCGATCAATAAATGTATGCCACCTTCTTCAAACTGGGACGTACATGAAACACGAGTAATTGGGGAAATATATG GAGATTTATCTGTTGCCCGAATGAAGGCTCTAGAAGCGGAGAGTACCTCTGATTTGAATTCTGATTCTGATCTATTAGGGTTGGGACATAGAAAAatcagaatgaataaaaaatatcaggatTCTGAATCATCAGAACAAGACAAAGAGGATAGTCTATCACCAGAAGCATCTAAAATTATGATGCCTACCCTCaaaagaagagaggaaaaaacatctg TTTCTATATCTGATTTTGGTATTTCTTCAGTGGCCCCTTCAGATGATGATTTAGGATTTGAGTCATACGTAGGCTCTGATAATGCAGGTGAAGCATCTAAAATTGTGATGTCTACCCTTAAAAGAAGGGATAAAGAAAGCGCTG TGTACCCTTATTCAGATGATGATTTAGGGATTGAGTCAAACGTCCCAGGATTTGATAATGcag GAAATCCACTTAGAATTGTCCCAGGAAATCCAGACAGAAATGAGGCAGAATGTACAGCAACAGAGATCGAAGGGAGCTACTACAATAGACAGTATTACTTGAAAG ATGAGCAGTTTAAGCGGCAAGTACTGCGAAATCTgtccattttaaattttaaactgGATCAGTTGGCTGATGATATAGGTAGATTAGCGCTTAAAGAAAATACTGTAACAACAAACCTTCCTCCAtcagtattttcaaaattcaattttccattAGCAACTGAGGAAGAACTGCACAATTTTGAGAGTCACTTGGCAGACAGAGAGAAGTACCAGCAAGTG CAATTGGAATTATCAAGAATTGGTGGTGGTACCACCAAAATTATGGTACGACGTTTAATGGAGAAGCTTATAAGCAGTCAACTTGGTGTTGAGTACAGTTGGATaggatttaagaaaaaaaagaacttcTCAGTTTTACTCATATCCAAAGTACTCATAG ATGCTGTATTGGCTGtgcataaaaattcaaatgcaGCGGAAGTGGAAGCATCAGCCAAACAATGGCTGGTTAAGTGTAAGGAGCGATGCaccaaagaaaaataa